The genomic window CCGCTTTCCGGATAACGCACAGATCCGTGTAGGTGGCCAAATCGAAAGGATCGTGGCGGCGCAGGAAAAAGACATGGCAACGCGCCGGAAGCCCCCTGGACGCGATCGCGCTGGCCCAGGCGCGGCACCCGGCGGGAACGGCCTTCCCCCCGGACCTCAGGAGGCGGAAGGGAGGTCGGAGGCGGCCAGGGGAGGCGTCCTGGCCGCGCGCTCATTGACGATGCTTCCGTAGCTCTTGAGCTTCCGGTACAGGGTCGCGGTTCCGATCTGGAGCTGTTCGGCCGTGCGCACCTGATTGCCTCCATGGTAGGCCAGGGCCGCGAGGATGCAGTCCTTCATGGATTCGGAAAGGGGCCTCACGGCCTCGGGCGGCGGGCCTTCCTGGGAACGGCCGGCATCGGCCGCCGAGCGGATCTCTTCGGGGAGATCCTCGTATTCCACCCGGTCCGTGACGCCCAGGGCGATGGAGCGTTCCATCGCGTTGGCCAGTTCCCTGACATTGCCCGGCCAGGGGTACCGCACGAGTCCACGGGCCGCCAGGGGTTCGATCCCCTTGATCTTCCGGCCCATGGCCAGCGCCCTGCCCGCGAGGAGGAACAGGGCCAGGGGAAGGAGGTCCTCCCGGCGCTCCCGGAGGGCCGGGACGGCCAGCTCCACCACCTTCAGGCGATAGAACAGGTCCTGCCGGAAGCCGCCCTTCTCGACCTCGCCCGCCAGATTGCGGTTGGTGGCCGCCATGATCCTGACGTCGATGGGGCGCGTCCGGGTTTCGCCCATCCTGCGGATCTCCCGCTCCTGGATCGCCCGCAGGAGCTTGACCTGCATGGCCAGGGAGATCTCGCCGATCTCGTCCAGGAGGATCGTTCCATGGTCGGCCGCCTCGAAAAGCCCCGGCCGGTCCTGGATGGCCCCGGAGAAGGCGCCCCGCGCATGGCCGAACAGCTCGCTCTCGAACAGGCCTTCGCTGATGGCGCCGCAATTGAACGCCACGAAGGGTCCCGCCGCCCGCGGCGACTTCTCGTGGATGAATCGTGCCACCTGCTCCTTTCCGGAGCCGGTCTCCCCCGTGATCAGGAGGGTGGAATCCACTCTGGCCACGCGCCGGGCGACGTCCAGGATGCCGGCCATCGCGGGGCTCATGGCGAAGAGACCAAGGGCCAGCTGGACCGGATCGGGCACCAGGCGGGCCATGGCATGGTCGAGATCATCCGGGCGCGGCAGGTCCAGGCCGGCCTTCTCCGATCGCCGGCGAAGCACGGTCGTGGCCGCGAAGCCGCATGGGCGTGGCGCATGGCTGCAGGGTGTTCCGGAGTTTCGATATTGAGCGAACATGAAAATTCTCCTCAAGATGCTGGAGGGTCGTCATGGGATCGCCCGGTCGGCGTGCCCCCCTGGATCCGGGCCAGCGGGGCATTCCTGTTCAAGACCTGTGCCAACAGCCGCAACAAGGCCTTTTCGTTGGAATGGCATGGATTGCGGCCGGAAACCGGCCCGGGACGAGGGGCCGCGGCCTCGCCGCATTCGACGGGTTCCGCCAAATTCAACCGAATCCGAGGGACATCCGTTCCTTTGTCACATCCATTCGAAGCGCTGGATGCCCTCCTTGCGCATCCGCCCCCGCAGCGTGCTCGGATTCAGGCCCAGGATCAGCGCCGCGCCGTCCTTGCCGTCGATCCTTCCATGCGTCTGGCGGAGGGCCGCGATGATGTGGGCCCGCTCCATCTCGACCAGAGGTTTGAGAGGGATCTCGCCCGCGACGGGTTCCTGCGCCAGCGCCTCGAACGTGTCCATGACCTGCAGCGTCGAGCCCTGCGAAATGATGACCGCGCGTTCGATGACGTTCTCCAGCTCCCGGATGTTCCCGGGCCAGGAATGATTGACCAGCTTGCTCATGGTTGCGGCCGAGATGTTCTCGATCTTCTTCCCCGTTTCCCGGCTGAACTTCCGGATGGCCGACTCAACCAGGAGCGGGATGTCCTCCCTGCGCTGGCGCAGGGGGGGGATGACCACGGGGAAGGTGCTCAGCCGGTAGTAGAGGTCCTCCCGGAAGCGCCCGCTGGCCAGGTCCTCCCGGAGATCGCGGTTGGTGGCGGCGATGATCCGGACATCCACCTTGATCACCTGCGGGCTGCCAAGGCGGCAGAATTCCTTTTCCTGCAGTACCTGAAGGAGCTTGGCCTGCAGCTCCCAGGGCAGGTCCCCGATCTCGTCGAGGAAGATCGTTCCCTTGTCGGCCAATTCGAAGCGCCCGATCTGCTGGGCATGGGCCCCCGTGAAGGCCCCTTTCTCGCGGCCGAACAGCTCGCTCTCGATGAGGGAGCCCGGCAGCGACGTGCAGTTCACCACGACCATGGGGTGGTCCCTGCGCGCGCTCCGGGCGTGGATGGCGCGTGCGAGGGTGCTCTTGCCCGTCCCCGTCTCACCCAGCAGGAGCACGGTCGTATCCTGGGGGGCGACCGCGTCGATGCTGTGGAAGACCTCCTTCAGCGAACCGCTCTTGCCGACCATTTCGCCGAAGTTGTACCGCCGGTCATCCTCGAAATGAAGGTAGCTGTTTTCAGCCTCCAGCCGCTCCTTCAGGGCTTCCACCTCCGCCAGGGCCCGCTCCAGCGCCTCCTTGGCCACGGTCAGTTCCCGGGTGCGGTCCCGCACCCGCTGATCGAGCTTCGCGTTCAGCGCCTCCACGTCCATCCGGGCCGTCACCATGGCCGTGATGTCGGTGTCCACCGCGACCGCGCCGAGGACGTCCCCCTCCAGGACGACCGGGGCCGCGGAGCTGCGATGGATCCGCTCCGCCCCCGTCCGCGGGTCGGTATGGATCAGCTCCTCGGCGACCGTTTCGCCCTTCAGGGCTCGCGCGAGGGGAGCGTCCTCCGGCAGGATGGGCAACCCGGTGGCGGCCCGGCGGTACGGGAAGGGGAAGCCCCGGCGGGCTTCCTCCGGGAGGTCCTCCAGGGATTCGACGCCCAGCATCCTCAGGGCCGAGGAATTGCAAAGGACCACGGCGTCCTTCGTCGCGACCAGGACCGCATCGGGCAGGGACTCGATGATCGCGTGGAGTTCGGCGGCCTGGAACTGGGAGATCCTCCGGGTCCGCTCCAGTTCCTCCGCGCGGACCTGCTCCACGGATTCCAGGACGCGCTGGTGCTCCAGGAGGCCGTCCACGATGGGTTTCAACCGATCCTTCGCGACCACCAGGCGCCGGGAGGAGATGAGGGTACCCCCAGCCAGGTGGGCTTCGGACGCATCGTCCGTCTCCCGTTCGAGTTCCTCCCGGAGGTCGTTCAGAAGGGCCTGGAGCTTCTTCATCGGTTCCCTCCATGGCGTTCGATGAGGTTCCTGGATTCCGGGGCAGTGAAAAATCACGACATCGAGACTTCACGGGGCGAAATAATGCCAGACAGAATCTCACCCCCCATGGGGAAAGACCACCCCCAAGGCTGCGCTTGCCTCTCGGTCCGTCTGATTAAACCCGGCCGGGTTCAGGTTTCCCGGGGTCCGGATGCGGGCAGTCCCCCATTCGGCGCCAACAGATCCTCCAGGAAGAACGCCGCCAGTTCCGCCCGCCCCACCAGCCCCGCCTTCCGGTAGACCCCCTGGGCCTGCTGGCGCGCCGTGGCCTCGCGCGTGTTCCTCAGTTCCCCGATCTCCCGGGTGGAAAGCCCCTTCAACAGAAGCAGGGCGATCTCCCGTTCCGCCGGGCTCAACCCCCACCGGTCGAACTGCTGGTCGATGGCCAGGGAAAGCCCGCGCACCAGGGTTCCGGCCTCCTCCTGCCAATGCCGGGACTCCCGGCGGGTGGCAGCCAGGTCCGCGGTGAGCCGCCGGACCTCCTCCCGCCGGGTCCTCAGGGCCAGCAGCACCCATCCGGCGGCGCCCAGGGCCGCCAGGGCGGCGATCGCTTCCACCAGCAGGTGGGTCGGTCCGGTGGCATGCTGGGCCCGGTCCGTGACCAGATCGGCCACCAGCAACCCGGCGATCACCACCAGGATGGCGCTGAAACCGGCCCGGGGGGGCCATCGGCCTTCTGTCTGACTCGACATTTCTTTCCTTTGATTCTCAACAGTATAGGCGACGATGCGACATCCGTCGGATGGCGGGTCGGCCCCTCGTGACCGAGTCTGGGGGTCTCATGGAGGCCCGAATGCCGCACCAACCCGACCCCAATCTTCCGGATACCCAGGCAGGACAGGAGGAGGGGTTGAGCCTGCTCTGGGACTGGCCGACCCGGGTCCTCCACTGGGCCATGGCCGGCCTTTTCCTGGGCGCATTCTCCATCGCCGTGGCGAGTTCGGAACATGGCAGGGTCTTCCCGGTCCACGCCGCCGTGGGGCTGCTCCTCGGGCTCGCCATCCTGTTGCGGCTCGTGTGGGGGTTCGTGGGTTCCAGGCCGTCCCGGTTCGCTTCGTTCCCGCTCCGGCCCTCCAGCCTCGCGCGCTATCTGAAGGAAGCCCTGGCGGGCCAGGACCGGCCGACGGATGGCCACAACCCCGCCGCCGGGTATGCGGCCCTTGCCATGCTGCTGCTGCCCCTGGCCCTCGCAGCCACCGGCATCGCCATGGGCCTCGGCGGGAAATGGGCCGAGGAGGTCCATGCCGTCCTGGCCTACGCCATGCTTTCGGTGGTCGCCCTCCACGTCCTTGGCCTGGCCTGGTACACCCGCCGCCATCGTGAAGCCATCGCCTTGAGCATGGTCCATGGCCGGCGCCGTTTGCCCCAGGGCGAGGCCATCCCTTCCTCCCGTCCCTTCATGGGCGTCGCCTTCCTCCTTGTCCTCGCCGGCGGGGGGACCCTTATCTGGAATGGGCTGGACACCCGCAGACGGACCCTTCTCCTCCCAGGCATGTCGACGCCCATTTCGGTGGGGGAGAACGAGAAGGGCCGGCAGGGCCTGGAACATCAGGGAGATGACGACTGACGGCCCCGGGAGGATCGTCCCGGATCCCAGGCGCTCACGATTCGTCCGGAAGCGCGGCGAGGAAGGCCTGCAGCGATCTGCGGTAGGTGCGGAACAGGCTGCGGCCTTCGGAGGTGAGGGCCGCGGTCGTGCGGGGGACCTTGCCCTGGAACCGCTTCTCGATGCGCACGAGACCCGCATCCTCCAGCCTGGCCAGGTGGAAGGAGAGGTTGCCCACGGTGAGGCCCACCTGCTGGGCAAGAAAGGTGCAGTCCGCCTCCTCCAGCATCCACAGGCAACCCACGATGGAAAGCCTCGCGGGCTCGTGCAGGGCCTTGTCCAGGCCGACCAGGGAAGGCGGCATCTCAGGCATGGGCGGTCTCCCGGAGGAAAAGGGCCAGGAGGCCGCCGCCGGTGAGGACCATCAGGACCGGCAGGAAGACGAACCAGGAGCTCCCGAACCGGAAACCCCCAAGGTGGAGCAGGATCATGAGGAGGCAGAACGCGGCGTAGCCGAAGAACCGGCGCAGTTTCAGGAAGAGGCCGGTCAGGAACAGGGGCAGGGGCAGGAACATCACGTAGAAGATGCGGGTGATCAGCTTCGCCATTTGGCCTTCGTCGGCCCCTGCCAGGAGTACCCGGTAAACGCGCAGGGTCCCCGCAAGGGTGAAGACCGCCACCAGGGCGGCCAGGACCAGCATCGGGTAGCGGTTCCGCCACAGGGCGGCCCTGGCGAAGCCCGCCCTGGGTTCGAAGACCCGGGCCCTGAGGAGAGCGAACACCATCCTGCCCACAGCTCCCCCTGCGAGCAGGCCGAGGGGCAGTCTCAGAAGTACAAGGTGCCCCGGAAAGGGAAATTGCCACATGGCAACCAGGGCGGCGAAGCCCGCAGCACAAGCCAGGTCCAGGGAACCGTCCCGGTAGGCGGCACGAAGCACGGAAGAAGGGGTGGGACTGGGCTTGGCCATGGGGTTTCTCCGAGCAGCACAATCTAGTTTGTATTACAAACTTGATTGCATTACCACTGAAAATCCGAATTGATTCATCACCCGGGCGGAGCCCAGGCCGGGTACCCACTCGAGCCGACCTCGTCCAATCCGGCCGGTCAGCCCGTTGGAGACGGCCCCTACCCTGCCATGGCCGCGAGCCGGGCCGCGACCTGCTTCTTGCCCAGGCCCCGCACGGCGGCATAGGCTTCCAGCTGCTTTTGGCGAGGGGTGGACTTCTCCGCTTCCCAGTTGTAGATGGTCTGCGCGGAGACTCCCAGGAGCGCTCCCATGTCGGCGGCGGTAAGGCCGAAACGCTGCCGGAGGGAGGCCAGTCCCTTGGCGCTGAACCGCACGCGAGGCGCCTGGTCCGGATCCGCCTTGGTCCTTTTTTCAATGCCGGCGGTCCTGCTGAGCCGAGCTGCCGCTTTCTCAAGATCAACAATCCTTCGTTTCAAGCTGGAGATTTCAGCTCGAAACTGGGCGGAGGCCTTCTTGAGACCCTCGGTTTCCTTGCGGATTTCCTTCCTGGCGACCCTGGCGATTTCTTCTTTCAGGGCAGAAGCAATGTTTGGCATGGGGAGTCCCTTCCTCGTCGGAATCAAATAGATCTGGAACTAATCATACATGCCCTTTGCGCTCGGCCGTGATAAGCACCTTCCAGGGAGGGAACCCCCTCCCAAGGATGTCCACTCTCCGACATCGAGCCGCCTGAGACGGCCGTTGGGAGGCGGCGATCGACCGTTCACCGCCCATGCGCTTCTCACAGCCAATGCTTGGCAACAATGGAACCTGGGACGATGGAAATTCCGGGGCCGCCTCGACCTTCTGGGATGCCTTTCTGGCGGTTCATCGAGGCGGTCCCCGTTCACCCGGCCAGGCTTCACCTGGCCATGGAGGCAGCGTGTGCCATGAGAACCGGTATTGCCTCGATCTGCGCACACCCATGCGGAAGCGCCGCGCGCGGACGCTGGAAGCGACGGTTTCGGCCATCAACCAGCCGCGTATTGAACCCGCCAGGAAGCTCCATGGGGCTTGCCTTCACGTCCACCTTCCGGAGCGGTTGATCCCGGTGTGCGCCTGGTGCAGGCGGCTTCGGAAGGACGATTCCACCTGGGTGGCCCTGGGGCCGCACCTGACCATGGGCACAGCGACTTCCTTCACCCACACGATCTGTCCGGAGTGTGCCTCGCTGTGGACAGATCAGGAACACGGCTGAGGTTCCCGGCCCCTCAATCCCGGAGCAGACGCATGCCAAAGCAATTCATCCGGGGCGTGGAGGACACGAATTGCGATTGATCCATAACCAAAGCGCCTGCCACCCTCCGGCACGGGAAGGGATTGAATCCTCGAACGGAAGTGCCATCCTGGAGTCAATCCAGCCAGCCCGCATAGAGCCGCCTGCACCCCAGGAGCCCTGCCATGGTCCCTCCCTCCGCTCTTGTTCGCACCTTGACCGCGGCCCTGCTTCTCCTCGGGGCCTGGGCCCCGGCTCGCGCCCAGGAACCGGAAATCTTCGTGCAGCTCGGCTACAAGACCGACAGTGATTTCAACGGCGGCCGGAAGCTGGTCTTTTCTCCCGATGGCAGCCTTCTGGCTTCGGTGACCGGCGACAGCAACATCCGCGTCTGGGCGACCGAGACCGGGCGGGAACTGGCGACGCTGACCGGCCATGCGGGAGCGGTGAAGAGCCTGGCCTTCCTGCCGGACAGCCGCAGGCTGGTGTCCGGAGGCGAAGACAGGACCGTCAAGCTTTGGGACCTGGAGACCGGGCGCCTGGTGCGGACCTTCTGGGGCCACCAGGAGGAGGTGCGCGCCCTGGCCGCCAGCCCCGACGGGGCGCTGCTGGCCTCCATCGAGAACAAGGCCCTGCGCCTGTGGAACCTCGAAACCGGAGGGCTTGCCGCCGTGGTGCCGGCACCCGCGGACCCCGACGGCGCCAGCGGCCACGTGCGTCCGCTGCGCAGTGTGGCCTGCTCTCCCGACAGCGCCAAGGTGCTGATGGCCAACCTCAGCGGCGAGCTCTTCGTGGTGGGCGTCCAGGAGAGAAGGATCGTGGCCACCCTCCGGGGCGCGGATACGGGGGTCTATTCCATGCAGGACTTCCTCGGCACCGAACCCGACGGCAAGCTCACCCTCGGAGGCGCGAGCGCCCTGATCCACCTGGACCTCGCCCGGCTCGCGGTTGTCGCCCAGAAGTTCCCCTTGTTCATGTACATGGAGCACCTTTCGGCCAACGGCGACCTGTCGGTGGGCAGGACCCTGGGCGACCAGACCCTCCATGTCTTCGACGCGGCGGGCAAGGAACGCAGCGCCATCGTCCTGCGCGACAACGTCGTCCAGACGGCGTACTCGCCGGTGCGGAGCCAGGTGGCCGTGAGCGCCCTGGGCGACCACCTCGACCTCTACGACCTCGCGACGGGCAAGGTGGTCAAGGACTTCGGAGCACCCATCGCCCAGACCCACGGCTCCTCCTTCTCCCCTGACGGGAGGCACCTGTCCCTGAACGTGCATGTGGACCTCGTGGCCGGGAGGCCGGGGAGCGCCGACACCTGGGTGCAGCGGTGGGACCTCGGCCAGGCGGCCCTGGTCAAGTTCTACAACTTCACCGAATTCCCCAGGCCTCCGGCCGGGCTCTTCGATGCGCGCGAACCCGAAGCTCAGAAAAGGCACCTGGAAATGTTCCGGGAGCACCAGCGCTTCACCAGCGCCTCCGACTACTATTCTCCGTACGACGAGGCCAGCCGCTGCTTCTACGTCGTGAGCGCCGACCCGCCCTCCGCCTTCGAGGGCACGACCTACGTGACCATCCAGAGGGTCGAGGCCACGGACGCCAATGACTTCACGGCCAGGAATTCCGCGAACCGCTCCCGGTGGAAGACTGTGCACAGGTTCAAGGCCCACGCCCAGAACATCACGACCTTCGCGGTGACCTACGCCCACGGCCTCATCGCCACCGGCAGCGAAGACAAGACCATCAATCTGTTCTCGTACCGGGACCGGACCGTCCTGCGCACCCTGCGGGGGCACCTGGGCCCCATCACCCACCTGACTTTCTCCCCCGATGGCACCCGGCTGGCCTCGGAGTCGTCGGATCTCACCACCCGTCTCTGGGACGTGGCCTCGGGCAGGGAATTGGCGAGGTTCATGCGATTCAGCGACGGGGAATGGATCATCATCACGCCCCAGGGCTACTACAACGCCTCCGCCAACGGGGACCAGCACCTGAACGTCCGGAGCGGAACCGGCGTATTCGGCATCGACAACTACCGGGAGACCTTCTTCCGCCCCGACCTGGTGAAGACCGTCCTGGCCGGCGGGACCCTGGAGGGCTACCTCACCTTGGCCGAGGTCAAGCCGGCGCCCCGGATCAGCATCGTCCAGACCCCCTCCGTGGCCA from Geothrix sp. 21YS21S-2 includes these protein-coding regions:
- a CDS encoding cytochrome b/b6 domain-containing protein, with the protein product MSLLWDWPTRVLHWAMAGLFLGAFSIAVASSEHGRVFPVHAAVGLLLGLAILLRLVWGFVGSRPSRFASFPLRPSSLARYLKEALAGQDRPTDGHNPAAGYAALAMLLLPLALAATGIAMGLGGKWAEEVHAVLAYAMLSVVALHVLGLAWYTRRHREAIALSMVHGRRRLPQGEAIPSSRPFMGVAFLLVLAGGGTLIWNGLDTRRRTLLLPGMSTPISVGENEKGRQGLEHQGDDD
- a CDS encoding sigma-54-dependent Fis family transcriptional regulator — protein: MKKLQALLNDLREELERETDDASEAHLAGGTLISSRRLVVAKDRLKPIVDGLLEHQRVLESVEQVRAEELERTRRISQFQAAELHAIIESLPDAVLVATKDAVVLCNSSALRMLGVESLEDLPEEARRGFPFPYRRAATGLPILPEDAPLARALKGETVAEELIHTDPRTGAERIHRSSAAPVVLEGDVLGAVAVDTDITAMVTARMDVEALNAKLDQRVRDRTRELTVAKEALERALAEVEALKERLEAENSYLHFEDDRRYNFGEMVGKSGSLKEVFHSIDAVAPQDTTVLLLGETGTGKSTLARAIHARSARRDHPMVVVNCTSLPGSLIESELFGREKGAFTGAHAQQIGRFELADKGTIFLDEIGDLPWELQAKLLQVLQEKEFCRLGSPQVIKVDVRIIAATNRDLREDLASGRFREDLYYRLSTFPVVIPPLRQRREDIPLLVESAIRKFSRETGKKIENISAATMSKLVNHSWPGNIRELENVIERAVIISQGSTLQVMDTFEALAQEPVAGEIPLKPLVEMERAHIIAALRQTHGRIDGKDGAALILGLNPSTLRGRMRKEGIQRFEWM
- a CDS encoding transcriptional regulator; this translates as MPEMPPSLVGLDKALHEPARLSIVGCLWMLEEADCTFLAQQVGLTVGNLSFHLARLEDAGLVRIEKRFQGKVPRTTAALTSEGRSLFRTYRRSLQAFLAALPDES
- a CDS encoding caspase family protein — translated: MVPPSALVRTLTAALLLLGAWAPARAQEPEIFVQLGYKTDSDFNGGRKLVFSPDGSLLASVTGDSNIRVWATETGRELATLTGHAGAVKSLAFLPDSRRLVSGGEDRTVKLWDLETGRLVRTFWGHQEEVRALAASPDGALLASIENKALRLWNLETGGLAAVVPAPADPDGASGHVRPLRSVACSPDSAKVLMANLSGELFVVGVQERRIVATLRGADTGVYSMQDFLGTEPDGKLTLGGASALIHLDLARLAVVAQKFPLFMYMEHLSANGDLSVGRTLGDQTLHVFDAAGKERSAIVLRDNVVQTAYSPVRSQVAVSALGDHLDLYDLATGKVVKDFGAPIAQTHGSSFSPDGRHLSLNVHVDLVAGRPGSADTWVQRWDLGQAALVKFYNFTEFPRPPAGLFDAREPEAQKRHLEMFREHQRFTSASDYYSPYDEASRCFYVVSADPPSAFEGTTYVTIQRVEATDANDFTARNSANRSRWKTVHRFKAHAQNITTFAVTYAHGLIATGSEDKTINLFSYRDRTVLRTLRGHLGPITHLTFSPDGTRLASESSDLTTRLWDVASGRELARFMRFSDGEWIIITPQGYYNASANGDQHLNVRSGTGVFGIDNYRETFFRPDLVKTVLAGGTLEGYLTLAEVKPAPRISIVQTPSVATAQDFKVTVKLEERGGGLGDVRLFLNGSAVLLDTGRDGNQGGARAVKITHREEPGVTYRTYQVKLAAGVNTLRAAAFNADNSMQGNGATHQVAATFTASGPRTLHALVIGIQEFRNPKLRLKYAVADADLFAQTLRNGASGLFGQVRITTLTTREATTRGGIVKALRTFQAINPDDVFILYLASHGTVDEGEYYLITSNVGALSTQRLKDDALPQGLLRELVANIPATKKLIVVDTCNAGQLGQAMQTSLLTRGMSEETAMKVLSRAVGSTILSASTSVQEALEGYQGHGLFTWVLTQGMLGKADKGRTGVVQTMELAAYVEVEVPELAERIFRRAQFPTASISGHGFPVGTVK
- a CDS encoding sigma-54-dependent Fis family transcriptional regulator, translating into MLRRRSEKAGLDLPRPDDLDHAMARLVPDPVQLALGLFAMSPAMAGILDVARRVARVDSTLLITGETGSGKEQVARFIHEKSPRAAGPFVAFNCGAISEGLFESELFGHARGAFSGAIQDRPGLFEAADHGTILLDEIGEISLAMQVKLLRAIQEREIRRMGETRTRPIDVRIMAATNRNLAGEVEKGGFRQDLFYRLKVVELAVPALRERREDLLPLALFLLAGRALAMGRKIKGIEPLAARGLVRYPWPGNVRELANAMERSIALGVTDRVEYEDLPEEIRSAADAGRSQEGPPPEAVRPLSESMKDCILAALAYHGGNQVRTAEQLQIGTATLYRKLKSYGSIVNERAARTPPLAASDLPSAS
- a CDS encoding helix-turn-helix transcriptional regulator, with protein sequence MPNIASALKEEIARVARKEIRKETEGLKKASAQFRAEISSLKRRIVDLEKAAARLSRTAGIEKRTKADPDQAPRVRFSAKGLASLRQRFGLTAADMGALLGVSAQTIYNWEAEKSTPRQKQLEAYAAVRGLGKKQVAARLAAMAG